The uncultured Methanomethylovorans sp. genome contains a region encoding:
- a CDS encoding helix-turn-helix domain-containing protein — protein sequence MEELVGFVTGNNNRKKLLSLLGSKKDLDAERIAKTIHIFRPSVDKIIEELVEKGLIERQESNYRLTELGIAVERMIHNL from the coding sequence ATGGAAGAACTCGTAGGATTTGTTACTGGTAACAATAACCGAAAGAAATTACTGTCTCTTCTTGGGTCAAAAAAAGATCTGGACGCAGAGCGCATAGCAAAGACAATCCATATTTTTCGGCCATCTGTAGATAAAATTATTGAAGAACTAGTCGAAAAAGGACTCATAGAAAGGCAAGAAAGTAATTATAGATTAACTGAATTAGGTATAGCAGTAGAACGCATGATACATAATTTATAA
- a CDS encoding pyridoxal phosphate-dependent aminotransferase translates to MPGSKFADRVLNMNISGIRKMFEAAGSDAINLGLGQPDFDTPQHIKQAAIDAINEGFTAYTAGPGIGELREELSRKFRDENFFVVDPSEIIVTSGASEALELAIASLVNPADEVMIANPGFVSYNALVNMMGGKVSNIPLSEKLTITPEAIIERISPKTKAMIINSPANPTGAVQSKKDMKAFAEIADDNNITIISDEVYEHFIYEGEHISPAQFTDNVITVNAVSKTYAMTGWRIGYVAGKNEYVEQMLKVHQYVQACANSIAQKAAFAAISGPQDSVSFMREEFLQRRNVLISGLKSMGLKCVVPKGAFYAFPEVEDCNTIASKLIANGVVVVPGTAFGENGDGHIRISYASSMPNILKALEIMKKVLI, encoded by the coding sequence ATGCCTGGATCGAAGTTTGCTGACAGAGTTCTTAATATGAATATATCTGGGATCCGCAAGATGTTTGAAGCTGCAGGCTCAGATGCTATTAATCTCGGACTGGGACAGCCTGATTTTGATACGCCACAACACATTAAGCAGGCAGCCATCGATGCAATCAATGAGGGATTCACTGCATACACAGCTGGTCCAGGCATTGGAGAACTTCGCGAGGAATTGAGCAGAAAGTTTAGGGATGAGAATTTTTTTGTTGTGGACCCTTCGGAAATAATCGTAACTTCTGGAGCATCCGAAGCCCTTGAGCTTGCTATTGCTTCCCTCGTAAACCCCGCAGACGAAGTAATGATAGCAAACCCTGGATTTGTATCATATAACGCTCTGGTGAACATGATGGGGGGAAAAGTATCAAACATCCCTCTTAGTGAGAAGCTCACTATAACTCCAGAAGCTATAATAGAGAGAATCAGTCCAAAAACAAAGGCAATGATAATCAATTCTCCTGCTAATCCCACGGGTGCGGTTCAGAGTAAGAAGGATATGAAAGCTTTTGCAGAAATAGCGGATGATAATAATATCACTATAATTTCTGATGAGGTATATGAGCATTTCATCTACGAAGGAGAACATATCAGCCCTGCTCAGTTTACAGATAATGTTATCACAGTCAATGCTGTTTCCAAGACATATGCTATGACCGGATGGAGAATAGGATACGTAGCTGGTAAGAATGAATACGTGGAACAGATGTTGAAGGTCCATCAGTATGTACAGGCATGTGCCAATTCCATTGCCCAAAAAGCAGCTTTTGCGGCCATATCCGGACCCCAGGATTCAGTGTCCTTTATGAGAGAGGAGTTCTTACAACGCAGGAATGTACTGATATCAGGACTCAAATCAATGGGACTAAAATGTGTTGTTCCAAAAGGAGCTTTTTATGCATTCCCTGAAGTGGAAGATTGCAACACCATAGCTTCTAAGCTCATAGCCAACGGAGTAGTAGTGGTACCTGGAACAGCTTTTGGAGAAAATGGAGATGGGCATATTAGAATATCTTACGCATCATCCATGCCAAACATTCTCAAAGCGCTGGAAATTATGAAAAAAGTGCTAATATGA
- a CDS encoding glycosyltransferase family 4 protein translates to MKIAFVYDAVYPWVKGGAEKRIYELGKRLQKKGHEVHLFGIKWWEGPDVIEHEGMILHGVCKARELYVEGKRSIAVAMIFSLKLFHPLMHEKFDVIDVSVFPYFSCFTVKLVSLFKKSPAFYTWHEVWDDYWYEYMGKAGFFGKIVEIGVSKISRNNIAVSGWTQKRLHALGVPYKNITVVPNGIDLTEIYNVGGEVDTHLVGSGGKLYDIIFAGRLIKDKNVDFLLGAVSHLKVDHPNIICCIVGDGPEKTGLQELSHKMGIHTNVEFVGFQDYNALIGKMKASKVFVLLSSREGFGMVVIEAFACGVPVVTVKERYNASQGLVEDGVDGFVVSLDAGEIAEAVIKIIEGGQCYNNMSKAAFQKATDYDWNEALLKLSNIYGAFE, encoded by the coding sequence ATGAAGATTGCCTTCGTGTATGACGCAGTTTATCCATGGGTTAAGGGCGGTGCTGAAAAGAGAATATATGAACTGGGTAAACGCCTTCAGAAAAAAGGACATGAAGTGCACCTTTTTGGGATCAAATGGTGGGAAGGTCCCGATGTAATTGAGCACGAAGGAATGATTTTACATGGCGTGTGTAAAGCAAGGGAGCTCTATGTGGAAGGAAAAAGGTCTATTGCAGTGGCAATGATCTTTTCCCTTAAATTGTTTCATCCTCTTATGCACGAAAAATTTGATGTTATTGACGTAAGCGTATTTCCTTATTTTTCTTGTTTTACGGTAAAACTCGTTTCTCTTTTTAAGAAGAGTCCTGCATTTTACACCTGGCATGAAGTCTGGGATGATTACTGGTATGAATATATGGGTAAGGCAGGGTTTTTTGGAAAAATAGTTGAAATAGGAGTTTCAAAAATATCTCGGAATAATATAGCAGTTTCTGGTTGGACCCAGAAAAGGCTCCATGCATTAGGCGTCCCTTATAAAAATATCACCGTTGTCCCAAATGGTATTGACCTTACGGAAATTTATAATGTCGGGGGAGAAGTTGATACACATTTGGTTGGATCGGGTGGAAAACTCTATGACATTATATTTGCTGGGAGGCTTATTAAGGATAAAAATGTCGATTTTCTACTTGGGGCAGTGTCTCATCTAAAAGTTGATCATCCTAATATCATTTGCTGTATTGTTGGCGATGGTCCTGAAAAAACAGGTCTACAGGAGCTTTCACATAAAATGGGAATTCACACAAACGTTGAATTCGTAGGTTTTCAGGACTACAATGCGCTTATAGGAAAAATGAAAGCTTCAAAGGTGTTTGTGCTTCTCTCTTCGAGGGAGGGTTTCGGCATGGTTGTAATAGAAGCATTTGCTTGCGGAGTGCCTGTGGTGACTGTAAAAGAGAGGTATAATGCTTCACAGGGGTTGGTTGAGGATGGAGTTGATGGGTTTGTTGTATCTTTAGATGCGGGCGAAATTGCGGAAGCCGTAATTAAAATAATTGAAGGTGGTCAATGTTATAACAATATGTCAAAAGCTGCTTTTCAGAAAGCTACAGATTATGATTGGAATGAAGCGCTGTTGAAACTAAGCAATATTTATGGGGCGTTTGAATGA
- a CDS encoding phosphate uptake regulator PhoU, whose protein sequence is METRKVQQTGGSTYIVSLPKQWADKVGIKTGSRLSLSPQPDGKLVINPIQDAPQTKKTQIDVTDRMGEILIRDIIAAYLVGADILEIKSERMLAEQKNIIREMCYKLIGPEIIEETGKKVIIKDLLNPNEISIKKSVRRMFLLSNSMQKDAIRALKTNDKDLALDVIQRDDDVDRLFLLTAKQFRAVLKGTKLPDTSETSIDEYHDLRMAAGPLERIADHAQKIANMAMNMDYLIPNNIMEMIEKATEATRKIVEDAIEALYNHDAELANKVIEREHALKPKINKLNQYLLKIESHEAIVALGIVMDSIERTGDYGANIAEIAINSAMAASQG, encoded by the coding sequence ATAGAGACCAGAAAAGTACAACAAACTGGTGGGTCGACCTATATAGTTTCCTTACCCAAGCAATGGGCAGACAAGGTAGGTATAAAGACTGGAAGCCGCCTTTCACTTTCACCACAGCCTGACGGCAAGCTTGTAATAAACCCAATTCAGGATGCACCCCAAACTAAAAAGACCCAGATCGATGTCACAGATCGCATGGGAGAAATTTTAATAAGAGATATAATAGCAGCCTACCTGGTAGGTGCAGACATATTAGAGATTAAGTCAGAGAGAATGCTGGCAGAGCAGAAGAACATCATACGTGAGATGTGCTATAAACTAATCGGACCCGAAATAATAGAGGAAACTGGAAAAAAGGTTATTATAAAGGATCTGCTCAATCCCAATGAGATCTCAATTAAAAAAAGTGTGAGGAGAATGTTTCTTCTATCTAATTCGATGCAAAAAGATGCGATTAGGGCACTTAAGACCAATGATAAGGATCTGGCACTGGACGTGATACAAAGGGATGACGATGTGGATAGGCTTTTCCTTCTTACAGCAAAACAATTCCGTGCAGTGCTTAAAGGCACCAAGCTTCCAGATACATCAGAAACATCAATAGATGAATATCATGATCTTCGCATGGCAGCAGGTCCCCTTGAACGCATTGCAGACCATGCACAAAAAATAGCAAATATGGCCATGAATATGGATTACCTAATTCCGAATAATATAATGGAAATGATAGAAAAAGCTACTGAAGCAACCCGCAAGATCGTGGAAGATGCCATAGAAGCCCTGTATAATCATGATGCTGAACTTGCAAATAAGGTAATAGAGAGAGAGCACGCCCTTAAACCAAAGATAAATAAGCTAAACCAGTATCTTCTGAAGATAGAATCCCATGAAGCAATAGTAGCATTGGGAATTGTGATGGACAGTATAGAGAGGACTGGCGATTACGGAGCTAACATAGCAGAGATAGCTATTAATTCAGCTATGGCTGCATCACAGGGGTAA
- a CDS encoding Era-like GTP-binding protein: MGVIRAFKQNFSDFFKKLFRKKNARIGIYGPPNAGKTTLANRILRDWTGDAMGSVSHIAHETRRARRREGVTIKANGHSITLDIIDTPGLATKIDFHEFMEHGMEENEAKRRAKEATEGVIEAVKWLDNLDGVILVMDATEDPYTQVNVTVIGNMEARKLPLLIAANKIDLPESSPSTIRDAFPQHPMVAISALEGKNIDTLYEEIAKRFG; this comes from the coding sequence ATGGGCGTAATTAGAGCATTCAAGCAAAATTTTTCTGACTTTTTTAAGAAATTATTTCGAAAAAAGAACGCGCGTATAGGAATCTATGGTCCTCCTAACGCAGGAAAAACTACACTTGCGAATCGTATTCTTCGCGACTGGACAGGCGATGCCATGGGTTCTGTATCCCACATAGCACACGAAACTCGCCGTGCAAGACGTCGCGAAGGAGTGACAATAAAGGCAAATGGGCACTCCATCACTCTTGACATAATAGACACACCTGGCCTTGCCACTAAAATAGATTTCCATGAGTTCATGGAACATGGAATGGAAGAGAATGAAGCAAAGAGACGGGCTAAAGAGGCTACAGAGGGCGTTATTGAGGCTGTAAAATGGCTTGACAATCTTGATGGCGTCATACTTGTGATGGATGCTACCGAAGACCCATATACCCAAGTCAACGTTACAGTTATAGGCAACATGGAGGCAAGGAAGTTACCTCTTTTGATAGCTGCCAATAAAATAGATCTTCCTGAATCGTCACCTTCCACTATTAGAGATGCATTCCCTCAGCACCCCATGGTAGCCATATCCGCACTCGAAGGAAAAAACATAGATACCCTATATGAAGAGATTGCAAAAAGGTTTGGGTGA
- a CDS encoding MBL fold metallo-hydrolase, with translation MNSKVIDGVEIAWLGNVSFRLCGENITIYLDPYGLSENIHQEHMADIILLTNEHQQSFDPDSIRIVRNSNTTTLLPENMSLQFRGDARRVEPGDELIDDLCIKGIAIEVVPSYKPGASSGHKEAGVGYVITIAGKRIYYAGVTGLIPEMQTISADIIILPIGDCTMNEEQAAEAVAIVSPQVVIPFSYECAGSPAANIQVFAENVYSKTPGVEVLFFEDF, from the coding sequence GTGAACAGCAAGGTAATAGATGGTGTGGAGATCGCTTGGCTTGGAAACGTTTCTTTCAGACTATGTGGGGAGAATATTACAATATATCTGGATCCTTATGGTCTGTCAGAAAATATTCATCAGGAACATATGGCAGATATTATCCTTCTTACCAATGAGCATCAACAAAGCTTTGATCCTGATTCTATCCGCATTGTAAGGAACAGCAACACAACCACTCTATTGCCGGAAAATATGAGTTTGCAATTCAGAGGCGATGCGCGGCGGGTGGAGCCAGGCGATGAATTGATTGATGATCTCTGCATCAAAGGTATTGCCATAGAGGTAGTTCCTTCTTACAAACCCGGTGCCTCATCAGGTCATAAAGAAGCAGGTGTAGGGTATGTCATAACAATTGCCGGTAAAAGGATATACTATGCGGGGGTCACGGGGCTAATCCCAGAAATGCAGACAATATCTGCTGATATTATAATCCTTCCAATAGGTGATTGTACTATGAATGAAGAGCAAGCTGCAGAAGCAGTAGCTATCGTCTCTCCTCAAGTGGTCATTCCGTTTTCTTATGAATGTGCAGGTAGTCCCGCTGCTAATATACAGGTATTCGCAGAGAATGTATACAGTAAAACTCCCGGGGTAGAAGTGTTGTTTTTCGAAGATTTCTAA
- a CDS encoding ribonuclease P protein component 4: MSRFKKKSKNLAKDLAMERIQRLFELAESEYSSNPTRSNKYVSLARKIGMRYLVRFPRELKVRFCKRCEGYLVPGDNCRIRLKGRYMVITCLKCGAIKRYPYHSTKSLESLSDEQI, from the coding sequence ATGTCTCGCTTTAAAAAGAAAAGCAAAAATCTCGCAAAGGATCTAGCCATGGAACGTATTCAAAGGCTCTTTGAATTGGCAGAATCTGAGTATAGTTCAAATCCAACAAGAAGCAATAAGTATGTTTCACTTGCACGAAAAATAGGAATGCGCTATCTAGTGAGATTCCCTCGTGAATTGAAGGTACGTTTTTGTAAAAGGTGTGAGGGATATCTTGTTCCAGGTGATAATTGCAGAATACGCCTTAAAGGAAGATATATGGTAATAACGTGTCTTAAATGTGGGGCTATTAAGCGCTATCCATATCACTCTACAAAGAGTTTAGAGTCTTTATCCGATGAACAAATTTAA
- a CDS encoding glycosyltransferase: protein MKIAIFHDYIGAIGGGEKFVLTIAKGLGADVITTDVDMDSVIKMGFEDVKIISIGNTLKFPPLKQIDASFKFATCDFSKKYDLFIFSGNWAFFAAKKHKPNVYYCHTPTRAFYDLYDVYRKNQSVFVSLPFVIWVHLHRKISEYYLTYVSKIATNSMNTQKRIQKYFFRDSTVIYPPVDTSRFKFKEYGDFWLSVNRLYPEKRVELQIEAFRNIPDQKLVIVGGYAKGDHASGYAEKLMPGLPENVTLIGSVTEEKLLELYATCKGHITTALDEDFGMTPIEAMASGKPTVAVNEGGYLETVLDGVTGILVEPNVASIVEAIKIVSSDPHKYKEACIQRAKEFDVSTMLKKMKAELVS from the coding sequence ATGAAAATTGCTATTTTTCATGATTACATCGGGGCAATTGGTGGGGGGGAAAAATTTGTCCTTACTATCGCAAAAGGGTTAGGAGCAGATGTAATTACTACAGATGTAGATATGGATTCTGTAATTAAAATGGGATTTGAGGATGTAAAAATAATAAGTATTGGGAATACATTGAAATTTCCCCCTCTTAAGCAGATAGATGCTTCTTTCAAGTTTGCAACATGTGATTTTTCTAAAAAATATGACTTGTTTATTTTCTCAGGTAACTGGGCATTTTTTGCAGCAAAAAAGCACAAACCAAATGTTTACTATTGTCACACTCCAACAAGAGCTTTTTATGATCTCTATGATGTGTATCGTAAGAATCAGTCTGTGTTTGTTTCTCTACCTTTTGTCATTTGGGTACACTTGCACAGGAAAATATCTGAGTACTACTTGACTTATGTATCTAAGATAGCGACAAATTCAATGAATACTCAGAAAAGGATACAAAAGTATTTTTTCAGGGATTCAACTGTGATCTATCCTCCAGTTGACACTTCAAGATTCAAATTCAAAGAATATGGGGATTTCTGGTTGTCTGTTAACAGACTTTACCCCGAAAAGAGGGTTGAGCTTCAAATAGAAGCATTCAGGAATATTCCAGACCAAAAATTGGTGATTGTTGGTGGATATGCGAAAGGGGACCATGCATCAGGATACGCAGAGAAATTGATGCCGGGACTCCCGGAAAATGTAACTCTTATCGGTAGTGTTACAGAGGAAAAACTACTTGAATTATATGCTACGTGTAAAGGGCATATTACTACAGCACTTGACGAAGATTTTGGTATGACGCCTATAGAGGCAATGGCATCAGGAAAACCCACCGTTGCAGTAAATGAAGGTGGCTACCTAGAGACTGTGTTAGATGGGGTCACAGGTATACTCGTGGAACCGAATGTTGCGTCAATTGTTGAAGCTATTAAAATAGTGTCTTCAGACCCACATAAATACAAAGAAGCTTGTATTCAAAGGGCCAAAGAATTTGATGTATCTACAATGCTTAAGAAAATGAAGGCAGAACTTGTTTCATGA
- a CDS encoding DUF2073 domain-containing protein: protein MQGIQMDLISEEKLAEMAPVEKVRFIIDEVRSGKILVLEKGLTPEEEASLIEMTMTLIDPEGFSGIEMESYPSKDDTSIFGKLLKKHTVRTRLTVVGPADQLKTLKKDRNMISALLSSHK from the coding sequence ATGCAGGGAATTCAGATGGATCTTATATCCGAAGAAAAACTTGCTGAAATGGCTCCTGTGGAAAAAGTCAGATTTATTATAGATGAGGTAAGAAGCGGCAAGATCCTTGTCTTGGAAAAAGGCCTTACACCTGAAGAAGAGGCAAGCCTCATAGAAATGACAATGACCCTGATCGATCCAGAAGGATTCTCAGGAATAGAGATGGAGAGCTATCCATCAAAAGATGATACGTCAATTTTTGGAAAGCTACTTAAGAAGCACACTGTCCGCACAAGGCTTACCGTAGTAGGGCCTGCAGACCAGCTTAAAACCCTCAAAAAGGATAGAAATATGATAAGTGCACTTCTATCATCCCACAAATGA
- a CDS encoding glycosyltransferase family 2 protein: MPRVSIVMPSMNEESTIRTCILKAQSFFKNYGLEGEIIVVDNSTDRTAEIASSMGAVVIPSVKGYGNAYLKGLAKATGDYIAIADADNTYDLNELPMFFEILMGDEADFVIGSRLRGDIKKGAMPWLHQYIGNPILTWLLNVLFGTSISDAHCGMRAFTREALEKMNLKSHGMELASEMVIEAADKGLRIKEVPISYDLRDSPSKLRSLHDGWRHIRFMMLYRPVSFLLIPGTFVFLVGAALLFTLPRMGNVAETRLHSFILASMLTVIGSQLFATGLYLGAYGYINGLYVKESFFIKKIMDYHSLEEELFAGMVFLLAAIIIGLKVVLTWVSAGYGSLFQIQTALFAMVFGSIGLQMIFTAIFLSVLMLGMDTDR, from the coding sequence ATGCCACGGGTTTCTATCGTAATGCCCTCAATGAATGAAGAATCCACTATACGGACCTGCATACTGAAAGCTCAGTCATTTTTCAAGAATTATGGTCTCGAAGGTGAAATTATTGTAGTGGATAACTCGACGGATAGGACTGCGGAAATTGCCAGTTCTATGGGTGCAGTGGTCATTCCTTCGGTAAAAGGTTATGGCAATGCATATCTGAAAGGGCTTGCAAAAGCAACTGGTGACTACATAGCTATAGCGGATGCTGATAACACTTATGATCTCAATGAACTACCAATGTTCTTTGAGATTCTGATGGGGGATGAGGCTGATTTTGTAATTGGCAGCAGGCTAAGAGGTGACATCAAAAAAGGTGCAATGCCATGGTTGCACCAATATATAGGCAATCCTATACTTACATGGTTACTGAATGTTCTTTTTGGCACAAGTATTTCAGATGCTCATTGTGGAATGCGGGCTTTTACGCGGGAAGCTCTTGAAAAGATGAACCTAAAAAGCCATGGTATGGAGTTAGCTTCCGAGATGGTGATAGAAGCAGCAGATAAAGGTCTACGCATAAAGGAAGTTCCGATCTCTTATGATTTACGGGATTCACCATCCAAATTGAGGTCTTTACATGATGGTTGGAGGCATATCAGGTTTATGATGCTTTATCGTCCGGTCTCTTTCCTTCTGATTCCGGGTACGTTCGTGTTTCTAGTGGGGGCAGCCTTGTTGTTCACGCTTCCACGTATGGGCAATGTGGCTGAAACTAGACTCCATTCTTTCATATTAGCAAGTATGCTTACAGTTATTGGTAGTCAGCTATTTGCAACGGGTCTTTATCTCGGTGCTTATGGGTACATAAATGGGTTATATGTCAAGGAAAGTTTTTTCATAAAGAAAATTATGGACTATCATTCACTTGAAGAGGAACTGTTTGCAGGTATGGTATTCTTGCTTGCGGCTATTATCATTGGTCTAAAAGTAGTGCTTACGTGGGTTAGTGCAGGCTATGGCTCTCTTTTCCAGATACAAACTGCGTTATTTGCCATGGTTTTTGGTTCTATAGGTTTGCAAATGATCTTCACCGCTATCTTCCTCAGTGTCCTTATGTTGGGAATGGACACCGATAGGTGA
- a CDS encoding ATPase domain-containing protein: protein MDELKELVFGIRGVDEITGTLKSPSTILLAGTAGVGKTSFCLQMLSHAAKNGEKTLYIPLTTESPEKLKMYFSRMNFFDNRVGIHPINRSMSEKDPLSTLIDIGNVVGSSKPDRIVIDPVTPLGFGFIEPEKRRFFYTLDSMIQEWKALVFLTGEMLKEELHESVISHLVDGIIYLSREDIGLRAGNFLEVIKLRGIDPQKNTENIYRKYRYRMSTEGFNMISYSQEKGSMNILSEKVSSGIPALDRLLNGGLFSDSSTLVTGKPGTGKRTLGMQFILKGLDQKEPCIIVNFEGLQNSLVHEAKRHGWEIEKYIEKGLLKVISTDPDGIWPEEHATLIKEHIMEMNVKRLFFDDIFNLEIMLPDQLQLRGYLYSLLRYLKTQNVTSVFTIPRSSSSITENTRIDAEFLMDNIITLRNSEGGRKYMCVSKSKGTQHMPNSLEYAVTERGIKLRSDTLL, encoded by the coding sequence ATGGATGAGCTGAAAGAATTAGTATTTGGGATCCGAGGAGTTGACGAAATTACTGGCACCCTGAAATCTCCGTCAACTATATTATTAGCCGGTACCGCAGGTGTGGGCAAGACCAGCTTTTGCCTGCAAATGTTATCTCATGCTGCAAAAAATGGCGAAAAGACACTGTATATACCATTAACAACAGAATCACCTGAAAAGTTGAAGATGTATTTTTCCAGAATGAATTTCTTCGATAACAGGGTTGGCATTCACCCAATAAATAGGTCCATGTCCGAGAAAGATCCTTTAAGCACATTGATCGATATAGGAAATGTAGTTGGGTCATCCAAACCAGATAGAATAGTAATTGACCCTGTAACTCCTCTTGGTTTTGGATTCATAGAGCCTGAAAAAAGAAGATTTTTCTATACTCTTGATTCTATGATACAAGAATGGAAAGCACTTGTATTCCTTACTGGAGAAATGTTGAAAGAAGAATTACATGAGTCTGTCATAAGTCACCTAGTTGATGGCATAATATATCTTTCAAGAGAAGATATAGGTTTGAGGGCAGGCAACTTTCTGGAAGTTATTAAGCTAAGAGGAATCGATCCCCAGAAAAACACAGAAAACATATATCGAAAATATCGTTATAGAATGAGTACTGAAGGATTCAATATGATCTCATACTCTCAAGAGAAGGGGTCAATGAATATTTTGTCGGAAAAAGTCAGTTCCGGAATTCCTGCACTTGACAGGTTATTAAACGGGGGACTATTTAGTGACAGCAGTACCTTAGTCACAGGTAAACCAGGTACAGGAAAAAGAACATTAGGAATGCAATTCATATTAAAAGGACTTGATCAGAAAGAACCCTGTATCATTGTCAATTTTGAAGGCTTGCAAAATTCACTTGTCCATGAAGCAAAAAGGCATGGTTGGGAAATAGAAAAATATATTGAAAAAGGATTATTGAAAGTTATTTCTACAGATCCTGATGGCATATGGCCTGAAGAGCATGCGACATTAATCAAAGAACATATAATGGAAATGAATGTTAAAAGGCTATTCTTTGATGACATATTTAACCTTGAAATTATGTTGCCTGACCAGTTACAATTGAGAGGATACTTGTATTCTCTACTTAGATACCTGAAAACACAAAATGTCACATCTGTATTCACTATACCTAGATCTTCTAGCAGCATCACTGAAAATACTAGGATAGATGCAGAATTTTTGATGGATAATATAATCACATTACGAAACTCAGAAGGAGGAAGAAAATACATGTGCGTGTCAAAAAGCAAAGGCACACAGCACATGCCCAACTCCCTAGAATATGCAGTTACTGAAAGAGGAATTAAATTAAGGTCTGATACACTGCTATAA
- the hxlB gene encoding 6-phospho-3-hexuloisomerase translates to MIQKKLEVTECKYLISSMELMAKHLQKVVAQLDRQSIKQMLEHIINARAIFVMGAGRSGLVGRAFAMRLMHLGFTSYVVGESTTPAVTKEDVVIAISGSGQTRSIANLAKITKEIGAKLITITSNDESTLGNISNTVVKIAGRTKEDVGGYVERHIRGEYTYLTPLGTSFETSATVLLDGVIAELIYITGASEEDLKSRHNKLE, encoded by the coding sequence ATGATACAAAAGAAATTAGAAGTTACTGAGTGCAAGTATTTGATTTCATCAATGGAACTTATGGCAAAACATCTTCAAAAAGTAGTTGCCCAGCTTGACAGACAAAGCATCAAGCAAATGCTTGAACACATTATAAATGCAAGGGCAATTTTTGTGATGGGTGCTGGAAGATCAGGACTTGTTGGAAGAGCTTTTGCAATGAGACTCATGCATCTTGGATTCACATCTTATGTGGTAGGAGAATCCACAACGCCTGCTGTAACTAAAGAAGATGTTGTCATTGCAATATCTGGTTCCGGACAGACACGATCAATAGCCAATCTGGCAAAGATCACAAAAGAGATTGGTGCTAAACTTATTACCATCACCTCTAATGATGAATCTACACTGGGAAACATATCGAACACAGTAGTGAAGATAGCTGGAAGAACAAAAGAAGATGTAGGGGGGTACGTTGAAAGACACATCAGAGGAGAATATACATACCTAACGCCTCTTGGCACATCCTTTGAGACATCAGCTACTGTTCTCCTCGATGGAGTAATAGCAGAGCTCATATACATCACCGGTGCCTCCGAAGAAGACCTAAAATCAAGACACAATAAACTGGAATAA